A stretch of Henckelia pumila isolate YLH828 chromosome 4, ASM3356847v2, whole genome shotgun sequence DNA encodes these proteins:
- the LOC140860822 gene encoding uncharacterized protein — protein MIITYYYSLLAYISLSPLIPFFYAHHLFSLIPRAISDSKLTPPISPSSAAHFANTAVADLHRHCRGPLTANREFFFLHYKALESGSLGIAIYEAVEIASSNIHGFNKFPSVADENIMPLFLEKYHPSSPTISLSKSAYEIGIFLWRRINQFISGFSLNLLVFRKTSRRLPSGSNRRPFISPRKGVFLFLHRSYAHSGYKIIKVKLP, from the exons atgataataacTTACTACTACTCGCTTTTGGCTTATATTTCTCTCTCCCCGCTCATTCCTTTCTTCTACGCGCatcatctcttctctctcatCCCGAGAGCCATTTCCGATTCAAAGCTAACGCCGCCAATATCTCCGTCGTCGGCTGCCCATTTCGCAAACA CTGCCGTCGCCGACCTCCACCGCCACTGCCGCGGACCTCTGACCGCCAATCGGGAGTTTTTTTTCCTACACTATAAG GCTTTGGAGTCCGGGAGTTTAGGAATAGCAATTTATGAGGCAGTGGAGATCGCTTCTAGTAATATTCATGGCTTCAATAAGTTTCCAAGTGTTGCAGATGAAAACATCATGCCATTGTTCTTGGAAAAATACCACCCATCGTCGCCCACTATCTCCCTTTCAAAATCGGCATATGAAATTG GCATCTTTCTGTGGAGAAGAATCAATCAATTTATATCCGGCTTTTCCCTGAACCTTCTTGTGTTTCGAAAGACCAGCCGCCGATTGCCCTCTGGTTCCAATCGAAGGCCCTTTATTTCGCCGA GAAAAGGTGTCTTCTTATTCTTGCACCGATCTTACGCCCACAGCGGGTACAAGATCATTAAAGTGAAGCTTCCTTAA